Part of the Cryptosporangium arvum DSM 44712 genome, AAGGCATCCGGTACCAGCCCGGCGACCGGCTCGGCGTACTGCCCGAGAACGACGACGCGCTGGTGCGCGCCACGCTGCGCGCGCTGCGGGCCACCGGCGACGAGCTCGTGCAGCTGCCGGCCGAGTGGCGCGAGGCGGTGCGCTTCCGCGCGGGCTACGAGGACGGCACCGAGGTGCTGCCGCTCGCGACGCTGCTCACGTTCGGGCGCATCCGGCCGGTGGGCCGCACCAACGCCAAACGCCTGCTCGCGCTCTCCGGCGCCGGGGCGCTGGCGCGGATCGTCGCCGCGCGGATGGAGGACCAGTGGGAGCTGTGGGACGTCCTGGACCTGGTGCGCACGGCCGGCTACGACGTCACCCGGCTCTGGTCGGCGGGCGCCGGTGAGGCCGAGAACATCGGCCGGATCGTGCCGCCGGAGGTGTTCCGGCTGTACTCGATCGCGTCGGCCGCCGACGGGCCCGCGGAGTCGATCGACCTGGTCGTCGGCGGCCTGACCTACACCAGCCCGCACACCACCGTCTCCTACGAGCGGCGCCGGACCGGCAGCGCGTCGCACTTCCTGCGGCGCATGTCCAGCGACGTGCGGTACCGCGAGAAGCGACTGTCGCTCACGATCGTGCCGACGCCCCGGTTCCGGCTGCCGGCCGACCCGGCCACCCCGGTCGTGATGTTCGCCGCCGGCTCCGGGGTGGCGCCGTTCCACGGGTTCGCGCGGGCCCGCGCGGCCGGCCCCGGTCCGAACTGGCTGTTCCTGGGGCTGCGCCGGCCGGACGACTTCGTGCACCCGGAGGACTTCGCCCGGCTCGCGGCGGACGGCCGGCTCGAGCTGCGGGCGGCGTTCTCCCAGGCCGACAACGCGCTGCGCTACGACGTCGGCACCGGCGCTTTTGTAGTGGGAGACGGAACCCGGCAGCGCGTGGACCGGCTGATGACCGCGGAGGCCGACGCCCTGCGCGCGGCCGTGGACGGCGACGCGCACCTGTACGTGTGCGGGAGCGCCGGGTTCGCCGGTTCGGTACTGGACACCCTGCGCGAACTCGGGGTCGACGTCCGGCAGCTGATCGCGCGGGGACGGCTCGGGCTCGACATCTTCACGACCTACCGCGGCCACGCGCAGCAGGGCGCCCGGTACGACATCTCGGCGTTGATCGAGCACAACACCGCCGAGGCCGGTTTCTGGATGGGGGTCGGCGGCAAGGTCTACGACGTCTCGGAGTTCATCCACCTGCACGTGGGTGGGCCGCAGATCATCCAGCACTACGTCGGGATGGACGCGACCTCGGCGTACCGGGGGGTGCTGCACGACCAGAACTCCGAAGTCGACGCCCAGCTGAGCCTGTACGAGCTCGGCCACCTGCGCCGCCTGGACTTCGGCGGGCGCTGGGGCGTGGTGCTGGGCGCGGACGGGCTGCGCTTCGCCGGCCTCGAGGAGCTGTTCACGACCTGGGTGCGGTACGTGTACCTGGTCGTGGCGATGGAGAACGCGCTCGTCAACGACTACGGGTTCGCCGGGACCGCGGCCACCGCCGGGCCGCCGCCCTCCGAGCTGACGCCGTTCAAGCTGCAGTTCCTCCTGGAGGCCCACCGCCGGTTCCGGGTGAGTTACCTCGCCGGGCTGGTCGGTGAGGATCTGACCGCGCTCTGGCGGATGACCGTGGGGTTCTGCGCGCCGGACCGGGACGTGCGTGCGCTGCGCGGCGTCGAGCCGGTGCCCGACGCCGGGGCGTCCGTGCGGGACCTGCTCACCAGCGGGGCCGACCGGGCCCGTGTGGTGGAGGTGGTGCAGGGGTACGCGGCCGCGGACCAGGCCGTGCTCCACGCGGTGAAGGGCGCGTTACGCGACGGGATCCGCGCGTTCGAGGAGTGCGAGGCCACGGTGGTCGAACGGGCCGGTGGCCGGCTGCTCGCGGCGATCGAGGCGGTGCTCGACGCGGTCGAGGACTACCACCGGCGGCTGGACACCATGGTCGGAGCCCACGGCTTCACGCCGGCCGCCGACCCGCCGATCCCCCCGGATCGCGGTGTCCCCGGCCACGGCACGCCGCGGGCCCACTGAGGCTCAGTCGTCCAGACAGGCCAGATCTTCCGGGTCCACGTAGGCGCCGTCGTCGGCGATGTCCTCGGGGTCGGGGCGCCACGCGGGCGGAGTGATCATCGTGCTCCTTCTCGTCGAACGGCCTCTGCTTTGTACCCTCCCCGCGCGAACTCACACCGAGTGACCCTCACCATAAAAGGGGAATCTCAGAGTCCTGTTTGACTACTGTCGAGTCGTGCGCCTCAACCGCTCCACCGACATCGGCCTGCGTGTCCTGATGCTCGGCGCCGCCCGTGACCGGCTGCTGACCATCGACGAACTGGCCGAATCCCTCGACGTACCGCGCCACCACCTGGCCAAGGTGGTCCAGCGCCTGCAGCACCTGGAGCTGCTGGAGACCGTGCGCGGCCGCAGCGGCGGGGTCCGGCTCGCCGCCGCGGCCCGCTCGGCGTCGGTCGGTGGCATCGTGCGCGAGCTGGAGGGCGAGACGGAGGTCGTCGACTGCGACGGCTGTCCGCTCAACTCCGGCTGCCGGCTGCGCCGGGCGCTGCGAGCCGCGCAGGAGGCGTTCTACGTCAGCCTCGACCCGATCACGGTCGAGGAACTCACCGGGCCACCGACCGAGCAGATCCTGCTCGCGCTCGGCCGGGCCTGAATCCCACCGGGAGGATCCATGCTCTCCGCTGCCAGCGCCCCGATCGTCGAGGCGACGCTGCCGATCGTCGGCGCGCACCTCGGCGCGATCTCCGGTGTCTTCTACGACACCATGCTGGCCGAGAACCCCGAGCTGCGGAATCTGTTCAGCCGCAGCGCCCAGGCGACCGGCGAGCAGAAGAACGCGCTCGCCGGGGCGGTCGCGGCCTACGCGGCCCACCTGACCGGCACCGGCCCCGACGCGCGGGTGTTCGACCACCTCGTCGAGCGGATCGCCCAGCGGCACTGCGCGCTCGGCATCCGCGCCGAGCAGTACACGCTGGTCGGGCGGTACCTGCTCGGCGCCGTCCACACCGTGCTGGGCGACGCGGTGACGCCGGAGATCGCCGCGGCCTGGGACGAGGTCTACTGGCTGTTCGCGACCCGGCTGATCGGCCGCGAGGCACGTCTCTACGCCCGGGCCGACGTCGACACCGGGTCACCGTGGCAGGAGTACACGGTCGTCACCACGGTCGCCGAGGCCCACGACACGGTCTCGTTCGTGCTGGCGCGCTCCGACGGCGCACCGGCCCCGGCGTTCCGCCCCGGTCAGTACGTCACGGTCGCGGCCGACCTGCCCGACGGCACCCGTCAGCTGCGTCAGTATTCGCTCTCGCAGGCGCCCGGGCACACGCTGCGCATCACGGTCCGCCACGTCCCCGGCGGCGCCGTGTCCGGCTACCTGCACGAGCACGTGTCGGCCGGCGACACCCTGCGGCTGAGCCGCCCGTTCGGCGACCTCGTCCTGCGCGACGACGACTCGCCGCTGGTGCTGGTCAGCGCGGGCGTCGGAATCACGCCGATGGCCTCGATGCTCGACCACGTGGCCCGCAGCCGGCCGTCGCGCGAGGTCGTCGCGGTACACGCCGACCGCAGCCCGGACCGGCACGCGCTGCGTACCGAGCTGGCCGCGTCCGGCGCCCGGCTGCGCTCGTTCCGGAGCCTGACCTGGTACGAGGAGTCCGGTGTCCCGGGAGCCCGGACGGGGCTCGTCGACCCCGACGCCATCCCGGTGCCCGACGACGCCGAGGTGTACCTGTGCGGGCCGGTGCCGTTCATGGCCGCGGTGCGGGCGGGGCTGCGCAGCCGCGGCGTCTCCGAGGACCGCATCCGGTACGAGGTGTTCGGCTCCGAGCAGTGGAACACCACGCCGCGCGCGGTGCCGGCCTGAACCCGCGCGGGGCGGCCCCCCTCCGGCCGCCCCGCGCGACTCCGGCTCAGGCCACCAGCGCGTCCAACCGGGTCGTCTCCACGGCGCGGGCGGACAGCTCGTCGCGGAGCTCACGCAGCTCGGTGACGATGCGGGTGCTCGCGACCCGGTCCGCCGCGAGGCCGAGCGCGGTCTCCCCGAGCCGGACCGCGCCCTCGGCGTCGCCCGCCGCCAGGCGGACCCGGGCGAGCCGCACGGTGTAGAGCGACAGGTTGCGGGTCATGCCGTCGCGCTGCTGCCCGCAGGCCCGGTCGAGCAGGGCCGACGCCCGGGCCAGACGGCCGAGGTCGTTCTCGCACATGCCCTCGTTCCCGGCCAGTTCGGCGTCGTCGAGGAACCGCGTCCACTCGGGTGCGGACCCGGCGGTGTCGCCCCGCGCCTCGAACGCCGTCCAGGCGCGGTCCATCGCCGCGCGCATCCCGGCCGGGTCGCCCAGCTTGGCGTACGCCCGGGCCTGACGCATCGCGGCGACGGCCGCGAGCAGCGGGTGCGGGCGGCGGAGCAGCAGGTGCTCGGCCGCCTGGGCCAGCGCCAGCGCGTCCCGGGGCCGGTCGGTCGCGACGCCCTGCATGCTCATGCTGACCAACGCGTGGAACTCCAGCCAGGGGTCGTCGGCGATCCGCGCGAGGGTCAGCGCCTCGGTGTAGGACCGGCGGGCCTGCGGGTGGCGGCCGGCGTCGAAGGCCAGCCAGCCGGCGCACATGCCCAGCTCGCCGACGGCGGAGTGCAGCCGTGGCCCGACCTGGCCGCTGTAGGTGCCGAAGCGCAGCAGCTGGTGTGCTTCCCGCACCCGCGTCTCGGCCCGGTCCCAGAGCGTGTCGCCGCCGACGTCGTAGTCGAGGTCGTAGAGCTCGCCGGCGAGCGCGACGATACGCCGCACCTGCGCGTCGCCGATCCGGGCGGGACGCGGTCGCGCGGTCGGCGCCAGGTGCTGCGGGCGGGCCATGCCCCGATGGTGGGACCCGGCCGGCGTCCGCATCCAGGGGCGGGGAACACGGCGGTGGCCGGGGCACCCGGCTCAACGGCCGGGACGCCGTGCGCCGGCGTCACGCGAACCGAACAACCAGCAGCTCCCGGGTCGCCCGGGCCCAGGCCGGGTGGTAGCCCGGATCGCGGGCCCCGATCGCGGACACGGCCCGGGTCAGCCGTGCCCGCACCCGGGCCGAGTCGGGCAGCCCCCCGGCGACGACGCCGTCGACCAGGCCGCGCGCCTCGTCCAGCTCCCCCCGCGCGGCGACCAGGCCGGCCAGCAGCCCCTGGTACAACGTCGCGTTGCGGCGCTGCGCGGCGGGCACCCCGGCGACGGCCTCCCGGGCCGCCCGCTCGGCGCCGGGCCGGTCCCCCAGCGCGGCGAGCGCCTTCGCCCGGTGGCACGCCAGGTCGGCCGGGCCCCAGAACCGCAGCCAGCTCTCCTCCGCGTCACCGCGGGCGGCGCCGAGCGCGCTCTCGGCCGCGCCCAGCGCCACCCGGGTGCCCTCGCCGTCGCGGCGGTGGCCGTGGCCGAGCGCGGCCCGGGCGGACAGCAGCGAGGCCAGGTGCGCCGGCGCGTCCGGACGCACCCTCCGCGCCGCCCGGGCCTGGCGCACCGCGGCCACCCCGTCGCCGGTGTCGGCGGCGGCCAGCGCCATCGACGCCCGGGCCCGGGCCGCGGTCGCCCGGTCGTGGTGGCGCACGGCCAGGACGAGCGCGACGTCCCACCGGCGCAGCGCGAGCGCGGGCAGGCCGGCGTCGAACGCGGTCCAGGCCGCGTTCTCGGCCGCGGCGCCGGCGAGACGCCCGAACGCCGGGTCGGCGTCCGCACGGCCGCACAGCGCGGCGGCCAGCTCCCGGCTGGTGCCGACCAGCCCGGCCGAGCCGTGCCGCTCGTCGACCGCCTCGAGCCTCTCGACCCGGGCACGCAACGCCGTACCGCCGCACGGGGCGCGGCCAGGCAGCACCGGCGACGCGGCGAGACCGGCCAGTGCCAGCAGGAATTGTGCGCGCAGCATCCGATCTCACTCCCGTCGGCGTGCGCCCCCGGTCGGGATGGATGACCCGACTTCACTGTAATGGCCCACGGGCTAGGAAGCCTGTTGTGCGCTCATCGCCTGACTCATGATGCATCGGAACTGGCTCTCGAACCGGTCCGACACGGCGCGGCGCAGCCGTCCGGAGAGGTCCGCACGCAGATCGGCCAGTTCCTCGACCACCCGGGCGCTCAGCACCGACGCCTCGCACATCAACGTCGCCGCGTCGGCGCCGGCCTCCTCGGCGTCGGCCAGGTCGCCGCACGCGAGGTGGGCGGCGCCGACCCGCACCGCGTAGAGGGCCCGGTTGCGGTCGCTGGCCCGCACGCCCCCCGACGCACGGCGCAGCAGCGGCCGGGCGTCGCGGGCCCGGCCGAGGTCGAGCAGGCAGGTGCCCTCCATGCCGTCGAGCTCGTTCTCGTCGAGGTGTGCGAGCCACTCGGGCGTCGGCGCGTGGTCGGTGTGCCGCCGCCCCACCGCGGTCCGGGCCCGGTCGAGGGCCAGCCGGCTGCGGCGCTCCTCGCCGAGCATCGCGTGGGCGCGCGCCTCCCGCAGCGCGATCAGCGCGGTGCGGTCGGCGAACGCGCCGGGGTCGGCCCGGCGGGCGGCGGCCGCGGTGCCCAGGCCGAGCTGCGGGCTGTGCTGGGTGGTCTCCAGGTAGCTCAGGTCGGTCAGCGCGTGCGCCTCCAGCGGGGCCGAGCCCAGCGTGCGTGCGGTCGTCAGTGCTTCGGTGAACCAGTGCCGCGCGGTCTCCAGCCGCCGGGCGTCGAACGCGGTCCAGCCCGCGCACATGCTCAGGTCCCCGGCGGCCAGGCGCAGCGCCGTCTCGACCGGGCGCGGCAGGCTCTCCTCGGCCAGCCGCCGCTCGAGCACCGCCAGCAGCACCTCGGCCTCGCGGTGGGCCACGTCGCCGCCGACGTCGTAGTCCAGCCGGTAGAGCCGGGCGATCGACCGGCGCACGCCGTCGGCCAGCTCGTCGGGGGGCAGCGTGGCCAGCAGCTGGGAGTCGGGGGGTTCCACCGGGCGCCCCGGCGGCACGGCCGGCGGTCCGGCCACCTCTCCGTGGCGCAGCACCAGGCCGGACGGGATCCGTAGCCCGCCCACGAACTGCGCCAGCAGCGCCGGCGTCGGCGCGAGCCGCCCGTTCTCCAGCCGCGAGATCGTGCCCTGGGAGACGCCGACCAGCTGCGCCAGCGCGCGCTGCGTCGAGATCTCCGTGCCGGCCCGGTAGAGCCGGGACACCGCGCCGAGGTCGTGGCTCACCAGCGCCTCGCGCATCGGCGGGGCCCACCAGAACACGAACGGCTTCGACACGGCCACCGGCGCGGTGCGCCCGGGGATCCGGGGCTCGTCGCCGGGGATCAGGTCCCACAGCGCCAGCCACGCCGCCCGGTCGACGTCGTCGAGGAACGTGTCGGAGAGCAGATCGACGAGCATGTCGCGGCGGAACGGGCGCCGGCCGGTCAGCGCCTGGCTCAGCGTGCTCACCGGATACCCGAGGCGTGCCGCCCGCCCGCGCAGCGTCACGCCTTCGAGCTCGACGAGCGCGCGCAGGTGCTGGGCGTACGTGGCCCGGCGGGCGTCGGCGGCCGGCAGCGTGCGCAGGAGCTGGCGGACCTTGGTCTGCAACCGGCGCGCCTCCGCGTCGACCGGTGCCGGCCGCAGCCCGGCGCGGGCCCGTTCCCAGCGCGACCGCCAGAGCGGCAGGTCCTTGGGCGGCGCACCGCAGGCCCGGACGAACGCCGCGGTCACCTCCCAGGTGGGCAGGTGGTGTCCGGCCGCGGCCTCGGACAGCCGGGAGGGCGCGTAGTGGGCGCGGGCGGCGATCGTCCGGTAGGTCGGCGCACCGGCACCGGCGCGCAGCCGGCGCAACGCACCGGCGAAGCCGGCCAGCGCACCGTTCTCGGACGGAATCGGATTCTCCGGTCGGGGCACGGCGTCACCCACTGCAAACAGTCACGAGTGCTCCAGCATTGTGGTCCGGACGAACAATTGACGAGGCGCCTGCGGTGATTTTCGCGAACTCGTCCCAGTGCTCGCCACTCCCCACGGCCGCACCACCCGATCGGACGCAATTGCGGTACGTCGAACAATCGCCGTCCGGCGGCCGGGTCACCGCTGGTCGGG contains:
- a CDS encoding RrF2 family transcriptional regulator → MRLNRSTDIGLRVLMLGAARDRLLTIDELAESLDVPRHHLAKVVQRLQHLELLETVRGRSGGVRLAAAARSASVGGIVRELEGETEVVDCDGCPLNSGCRLRRALRAAQEAFYVSLDPITVEELTGPPTEQILLALGRA
- a CDS encoding FHA domain-containing protein yields the protein MTRLRLVFTNRRTGAVAEHTGELPLSVGRDATRSDVAIDDRSVSRRHARFELDGDDLVVTDLDSSNGTFVNGGWIRRHVLRTGDRLGIGASTVEWTLVVEPEPLSDETRIGAGMTMIAPFLPPAPGRRVSPARRVVEAAEAYNREQGHELDGFLSLEYGFLPVEPPLRALPESHRAWDDLVDRLPALYASLELRAEFDRLPVLDADALPDKYLLRASVLLGVFAHAYQYVRTEPPPALPPSILLPWRQVSRRLGKDVPSVSYIDLFFYNWKLREDTGPRRLANLELLVPAWRNRAEEVFYLVTTEFAMELTPVLDAMLRAQDAVLAEDATALEPALLTMLERLHHVTRTIYPQIDPNPRSESHLDLVLWAKTVGTSGVPIFDGAPSPAGTAQPQIHALDAFFGRASYSSTVGQQSLALRAQMPRHWRELVEALGAVSVRDFVERPGNTALRGLYAAVLDAYLGDRGWMGLHRIKAYGFLEVAFKVGRSVTTGAKFTGLFRDKTWEAIDRELAEVRDERWPAGNQQVYFGRVRRGTTTTDPGSAAWTTHLRLDVAGQGIRYQPGDRLGVLPENDDALVRATLRALRATGDELVQLPAEWREAVRFRAGYEDGTEVLPLATLLTFGRIRPVGRTNAKRLLALSGAGALARIVAARMEDQWELWDVLDLVRTAGYDVTRLWSAGAGEAENIGRIVPPEVFRLYSIASAADGPAESIDLVVGGLTYTSPHTTVSYERRRTGSASHFLRRMSSDVRYREKRLSLTIVPTPRFRLPADPATPVVMFAAGSGVAPFHGFARARAAGPGPNWLFLGLRRPDDFVHPEDFARLAADGRLELRAAFSQADNALRYDVGTGAFVVGDGTRQRVDRLMTAEADALRAAVDGDAHLYVCGSAGFAGSVLDTLRELGVDVRQLIARGRLGLDIFTTYRGHAQQGARYDISALIEHNTAEAGFWMGVGGKVYDVSEFIHLHVGGPQIIQHYVGMDATSAYRGVLHDQNSEVDAQLSLYELGHLRRLDFGGRWGVVLGADGLRFAGLEELFTTWVRYVYLVVAMENALVNDYGFAGTAATAGPPPSELTPFKLQFLLEAHRRFRVSYLAGLVGEDLTALWRMTVGFCAPDRDVRALRGVEPVPDAGASVRDLLTSGADRARVVEVVQGYAAADQAVLHAVKGALRDGIRAFEECEATVVERAGGRLLAAIEAVLDAVEDYHRRLDTMVGAHGFTPAADPPIPPDRGVPGHGTPRAH
- a CDS encoding helix-turn-helix domain-containing protein, with translation MPRPENPIPSENGALAGFAGALRRLRAGAGAPTYRTIAARAHYAPSRLSEAAAGHHLPTWEVTAAFVRACGAPPKDLPLWRSRWERARAGLRPAPVDAEARRLQTKVRQLLRTLPAADARRATYAQHLRALVELEGVTLRGRAARLGYPVSTLSQALTGRRPFRRDMLVDLLSDTFLDDVDRAAWLALWDLIPGDEPRIPGRTAPVAVSKPFVFWWAPPMREALVSHDLGAVSRLYRAGTEISTQRALAQLVGVSQGTISRLENGRLAPTPALLAQFVGGLRIPSGLVLRHGEVAGPPAVPPGRPVEPPDSQLLATLPPDELADGVRRSIARLYRLDYDVGGDVAHREAEVLLAVLERRLAEESLPRPVETALRLAAGDLSMCAGWTAFDARRLETARHWFTEALTTARTLGSAPLEAHALTDLSYLETTQHSPQLGLGTAAAARRADPGAFADRTALIALREARAHAMLGEERRSRLALDRARTAVGRRHTDHAPTPEWLAHLDENELDGMEGTCLLDLGRARDARPLLRRASGGVRASDRNRALYAVRVGAAHLACGDLADAEEAGADAATLMCEASVLSARVVEELADLRADLSGRLRRAVSDRFESQFRCIMSQAMSAQQAS
- a CDS encoding globin domain-containing protein is translated as MLSAASAPIVEATLPIVGAHLGAISGVFYDTMLAENPELRNLFSRSAQATGEQKNALAGAVAAYAAHLTGTGPDARVFDHLVERIAQRHCALGIRAEQYTLVGRYLLGAVHTVLGDAVTPEIAAAWDEVYWLFATRLIGREARLYARADVDTGSPWQEYTVVTTVAEAHDTVSFVLARSDGAPAPAFRPGQYVTVAADLPDGTRQLRQYSLSQAPGHTLRITVRHVPGGAVSGYLHEHVSAGDTLRLSRPFGDLVLRDDDSPLVLVSAGVGITPMASMLDHVARSRPSREVVAVHADRSPDRHALRTELAASGARLRSFRSLTWYEESGVPGARTGLVDPDAIPVPDDAEVYLCGPVPFMAAVRAGLRSRGVSEDRIRYEVFGSEQWNTTPRAVPA